From one Anguilla rostrata isolate EN2019 chromosome 12, ASM1855537v3, whole genome shotgun sequence genomic stretch:
- the LOC135236864 gene encoding coiled-coil domain-containing 92B-like isoform X2, translated as MDTSWLALQVERVERSVAFLRQDQLALLEGLHVEILSLQKRCTDLTCELELQPPRRTLAEVEAEEEFLIGRCQEVEMRLEEEQWTVGELQQELSQKGALVRALRCSLRDEERRFLQELKQRSHRSAELRAQLRVQTEAAAYLAFQLHSARHHLHHQHLQWPPPPAPPPALATPPAPPPALATPPAQRHALRAERARECVPRERVTAPEDPTPMPDPALFLHPRRGRPCPPAEQTDGEEEGEGEGEEDGVTGEGCSGSRLDTACAAMCHQPASRNYANESSPGDVDTPEL; from the exons ATGGATACGAGCTGGCTGGCGCTGCAGGTGGAGAGGGTGGAGCGGAGTGTGGCATTCCTGAGGCAGGATCAGCTGGCACTGCTGGAGGGCCTACATGTGGAGATACTGTCCCTGCAGAAACGCTGCACTG ATCTGACCTGTGAGTTGGAACTACAGCCCCCACGACGCACCCTGGCAG aggtggaggcagaggaggagttCCTGATCGGGAGGTGTCAGGAGGTGGAGAtgcggctggaggaggagcagtggaCGGTGggggagctgcagcaggagctgagCCAGAAGGGGGCGCTGGTGAGGGCGCTGCGCTGCAGCCTGCGGGACGAGGAGCGGCGCTTCCTGCAGGAGCTGAAGCAGCGCAGCCACAGGAGCGCCGAGCTGCGCGCGCAGCTGCGCGTCCAGACCGAGGCCGCCGCCTACCTGGCCTTCCAGCTGCACTCCGCCCGCCACCACCTGCACCACCAGCACCTGCAGTGGCCgccgcccccggcccctcccccggccctgGCCActcccccggctccgcccccagccctggccacgcccccggcACAGCGCCACGCCCTCCGTGCAGAGAGAGCCAGGGAGTGCGTGCCCCGTGAGAGAGTGACCGCCCCGGAGGACCCCACCCCCATGCCGGACCCCGCCCTCTTCCTCCACCCTCGCAGGGGCAGGCCCTGCCCCCCGGCCGAGCAGACGGacggggaggaggaaggggagggggaaggggaggaggacgGCGTGACGGGGGAAGGGTGCAGTGGCAGTCGGTTGGACACAGCCTGCGCAGCGATGTGTCATCAGCCTGCGTCGCGGAACTACGCCAACGAGTCATCACCGGGGGACGTGGACACCCCTGAGTTATAA
- the LOC135236864 gene encoding coiled-coil domain-containing 92B-like isoform X1 — MLYSIIALEASYIFVRIINKYPFVESSVFSPADQFLLIRLGVDRNVNASSANQLHGCGISISPVPVRYVVFYYTITLSFIYGVRRVRARVAMDTSWLALQVERVERSVAFLRQDQLALLEGLHVEILSLQKRCTDLTCELELQPPRRTLAEVEAEEEFLIGRCQEVEMRLEEEQWTVGELQQELSQKGALVRALRCSLRDEERRFLQELKQRSHRSAELRAQLRVQTEAAAYLAFQLHSARHHLHHQHLQWPPPPAPPPALATPPAPPPALATPPAQRHALRAERARECVPRERVTAPEDPTPMPDPALFLHPRRGRPCPPAEQTDGEEEGEGEGEEDGVTGEGCSGSRLDTACAAMCHQPASRNYANESSPGDVDTPEL; from the exons ATGTTATATAGTATAATAGCGCTCGAAGCGTCTTATATATTTGTCAGAATAATTAACAAGTATCCATTCGTAGAAAGTAGTGTGTTTTCGCCAGCGGATCAGTTTTTATTGATCCGACTAGGAGTGGATAGGAACGTTAACGCATCGTCTGCCAATCAGCTTCACGGTTGTGGAATCAGCATCTCGCCTGTTCCGGTGCGATACGTTGTATTTTATTATACGATTACGTTGTCCTTCATCTACGGAGTCAGAAG GGTCAGGGCACGTGTTGCCATGGATACGAGCTGGCTGGCGCTGCAGGTGGAGAGGGTGGAGCGGAGTGTGGCATTCCTGAGGCAGGATCAGCTGGCACTGCTGGAGGGCCTACATGTGGAGATACTGTCCCTGCAGAAACGCTGCACTG ATCTGACCTGTGAGTTGGAACTACAGCCCCCACGACGCACCCTGGCAG aggtggaggcagaggaggagttCCTGATCGGGAGGTGTCAGGAGGTGGAGAtgcggctggaggaggagcagtggaCGGTGggggagctgcagcaggagctgagCCAGAAGGGGGCGCTGGTGAGGGCGCTGCGCTGCAGCCTGCGGGACGAGGAGCGGCGCTTCCTGCAGGAGCTGAAGCAGCGCAGCCACAGGAGCGCCGAGCTGCGCGCGCAGCTGCGCGTCCAGACCGAGGCCGCCGCCTACCTGGCCTTCCAGCTGCACTCCGCCCGCCACCACCTGCACCACCAGCACCTGCAGTGGCCgccgcccccggcccctcccccggccctgGCCActcccccggctccgcccccagccctggccacgcccccggcACAGCGCCACGCCCTCCGTGCAGAGAGAGCCAGGGAGTGCGTGCCCCGTGAGAGAGTGACCGCCCCGGAGGACCCCACCCCCATGCCGGACCCCGCCCTCTTCCTCCACCCTCGCAGGGGCAGGCCCTGCCCCCCGGCCGAGCAGACGGacggggaggaggaaggggagggggaaggggaggaggacgGCGTGACGGGGGAAGGGTGCAGTGGCAGTCGGTTGGACACAGCCTGCGCAGCGATGTGTCATCAGCCTGCGTCGCGGAACTACGCCAACGAGTCATCACCGGGGGACGTGGACACCCCTGAGTTATAA